From Campylobacter showae:
GGCGCGGCGGTGGGCGCTAGCATCGCTATCATCCTTTCACTGCCCGTACTTTATGTCTCGCTAGCAGCTTTTGGCTTTGGACTAGCCGCCGTTTTTGCGGTGGTTTTCTTAAGCCAGCTAATCGCTAGAGGCAAGCTAAACGTCATCATAATGGTTCTCTCAGGCGTCGTCATATCTTCGCTTTTCGGTGCTTTTAGCTCGCTTTTAAAATTTCTAGCAGATAGCGAAAACAAGCTACCGGAGATTACATTTTGGCTGATGGGCAGTCTAGCTCGCACGGGAGGATATCAAAACGTACTTTATATGCTAGGCGTCACGGCGTTTTGCTCCGTGCCTCTGTTTTTACTTAGATTTAGGCTAAATATCTTGGCATTTGGCGAAGAAGAGGCTAAAGCCATGGGCGTAAATGTCAAATTTTACAGCTTTATCATCATCTGTGCCTCTACTTTGCTGACGGCTTCTAGCGTGGCTTTTTGCGGTATCGTAGGCTGGGTCGGACTCATCGTGCCACACATAGCTCGCTCTATCGTGGGGGCAAATTTTAACGCCCTCTTACCGGCTTCGATGCTAATTGGAGCGCTATTTTTGCTAGTAGTAGATACGATCGCAAGGTGCGCTATGGCTAGCGAGATACCCCTTG
This genomic window contains:
- a CDS encoding FecCD family ABC transporter permease; translated protein: MSNKVFFTILTIVLIVCAFASLALGRYSLTASEIFNSLYSLITGSNAQNEQANAVITQIRLPRITFAVLVGAALSASGAVYQGLFKNPLVSPDILGVSSGAAVGASIAIILSLPVLYVSLAAFGFGLAAVFAVVFLSQLIARGKLNVIIMVLSGVVISSLFGAFSSLLKFLADSENKLPEITFWLMGSLARTGGYQNVLYMLGVTAFCSVPLFLLRFRLNILAFGEEEAKAMGVNVKFYSFIIICASTLLTASSVAFCGIVGWVGLIVPHIARSIVGANFNALLPASMLIGALFLLVVDTIARCAMASEIPLGIITSLIGAPVFIYLLYQSKKGWL